In Arvicanthis niloticus isolate mArvNil1 chromosome 16, mArvNil1.pat.X, whole genome shotgun sequence, the sequence agcctggtccatagtgtgaattccaggacagccagccaaggatatacatagaaaccctgtctcaaaaaaccaaaaataaaaaaaaaaagtttacctgATCTTAATTTAATTTGGTAAGTTATATCTGCCCAGAAAAAGCATCCATTTAGttaagatttttcagttttgtgaagTAAGTCTTTCAGAGAaaaacctaatgattctttgaattttctgtgtctgttgttatgtctcccttttcatttctaactttatttggatactgtctctttgtTCCTTGGTTAGTTTAGCTAAAAGTttgtgtatcttgttgatttcctcaaagaaggagctcttggtttctttgattcattgtattgttttctttgcttctagctgactgatttcagccctgcttttatttcctgtcccctactcctctttggtgtactttcttcttcttcttcttcctcctcctcccctcctcctcttcttcctcctcttcctcctcctcttcctcctcctttttctctagAGATTTAAGATTTAGTTTTAACTTTTTGATATGAGTACTTTCTAATTCCTTTATAGAGACACTTAACTTTATGAGCACTCTtgacactgctttcattgtgtcccataaatttgggtaagctgtgccttcattttcattgaattctagaaagttgttaatttatttatttatttcttccctttcacAGAGATCATTGAATATACAGTTGTTTAAATTCTATAATTGTGTAGGTTTTCTAGTGTTTCTGTTATTAAAGTTcggtcttaatccatggtggtctgttaagagaaaagacttgagtggatggtcgtcagctgacattcatcctaaagccaggttcagaactacatgttttagttagaatagatgacagaggagctggttagtcaacaaaaggatggactgggtattaggactatcctgtacctcactggtacaaattggcataattatgttctaattgtattttgagagaaaagtttcattttaacaggaagggtgatgtgtaggaggagctaaggtaggaggagtactgagaggaagaaaaggagtaagaagaggagaagaagaaagagaggagaagctaggtgaagaaagagagaaagagggggagacaggaggcagaggttcaagtatctccaccagtcaaagatagttgttatatctaggttggtcagtgggttacacctctgattgaacaattccaaacttataaagcctatgattaacattatttttaaaaaatgtataaatgcaaaaaggaaaagggggcttgggataggggtttcctaagggggggggggaatggggaaaggggatgccatctgaagtgtaaataaaatatctaataaaaaaaaaaaagaaaaaaaaatccatggtggtctgataaggtacaagatgttatttcaatttttttgtatttgttgaggcttgctttgtttctgactatatggtcaattttggagaaagatccctaggtgctgagaagaaggtatatattcttttgtgtttgagtgacaTATTCTATAAATGcctgttaggttcatttgattcataatctctatttcataatttctcttttaagttttAGTTTAGATGACCTGTCAATTGgagagagtggggtattgaaatctcccactattaatgtgtaggTTTCAATGTGTGAATTAAGATTTagagatatttctttttaaaatatgggtcCCCTTGTGTTTGAGGGACAGATGTTCAAAATTGGGACAttatcttgatagatttttcctttgttgagtatgaagtttccttccctgtttcttaatttttgttcaaCATCTCCTTTATTGGCTATTAGATTGGCTACTGCAGCTtgctttttgggtttgtttgcttggaaaacttatTTCCAGCCCTTCACTTTTAGGTTATCTACctttattgctgaggtgtgtttaCTTTATGTAGCAGAAAGATGGGTGCTCTTTTACATTCATTagattagcctgtgtctttttattattcttaattaaataattattattataagtcCATTGGTACTGAGacatattaatgaccagtgattgttacttcctgtgattttgatgttggtggtattagtgtgtgtctgtgtgcttcccttgtttttgtttttttttttttttttttctggtacagaATTACTTATTTCCTATGCATTCTTGGATATATTGAGTTGgagttttcttctagtattttttcTAGGGATGAATTTGTGAGCagatattgtgtgaatttgtatttgtcttgaaatatcttgttttctctgtcaATGATGACTGAAAGTTTTGTTGGGTgtagtagtctaggttggtatCAGTGGATTTTTTAGAGATTATAAGATATCTGTCTAGGTTCTTCTAGCTTTGGGAGTTTGTATCAAGATGTtgagtgtaattctgataagtctgttTTGTGTACTACATGCCCTTCTTCTGTTGCtggatttaatatttttttgtttgtacattttatgttttgattattaagtgactggaggattttctttcctgttccagTCTAACTGGTGTTTTATAGCATCTcatatgtttataggcatcttttACTTTAGGttggaaaagttttcttctataattgtgttgaaaatatttttctgggcTTGGAGCTGGGCATCTTCACATTCTTCTATTCCTATCATTCTCTAAGTTAAGTAATTCATGGTATCCCAGTTTTTCTGGATGCTGTGTGTCAGAACTTTTTGAATTTAACATTTGTTGACtaatatatcaatttcttctattgtatcttctatgcctgattctctcttccatcttctgtATTCTGTTAATGATGCTTCTATCTGTTGTTTCTGTactcttccctaggtttttcatctccaagattccctcagtttgtcttcttcattgtttctatttaTCCTGTTAAGTCTTGcacaatttcattttgtttaactttttggTTGTACTTTCCTGTAcatctttaaggaatttttttctctttaaagatcaCTACTttgttgattatattttcctgtatttcattAAAGGATtagttcatttcctctttaaaggcctgtatcatctttataagattggatttcaggtcattttcttgtgcttcaagTGTGTAAGGATAtctagggcttgctgtagtagggtaTGTAGGCTCTGAAGATATCATATTGCCATggcttttaattgtgtgtgtccTTTCTAGGGCCTTTAGCCACCTGGATGGCTTTTGATCCCTGGATGTTtctgttgtagtaggtattggaAAGGGAGTTAATCTCCATGGTCCTGGTGTGACAGGCCTTGACTGGTATCCTTGGATGGTATGGTTCTGAATCTGCAGGTATATATGCTTCAGGATCTGTAGGTCTGTATACTTCAGTAGTTGCAGATCTGATAAAGGTGAGCAGAGAAATAGGTGGGAGAATGGAGTTTCTTCTGGGCTAACAGAATGATCAGGGAAGCTTTGCTTGCCCCACCAAACTCAGCTAGCAGAGAAGATAGGTGGATGAAGGGAAACTTACCTATATGATTCAAAATTTTTAAGTCTGATGAAGGTTGGAAAAAAGGTGTAGGGAAAATGGAGGTCTCCATGGGATAGCAGTTTGCTCAGAGCAACTTTGCTTGCACCAAAGAACTCATCAAGGGGGTAAGATAGGTGGGGGAAGGGCTCCACACACCTGTAGCTTTTCCATGGCAGAGAATTAACTGCATCACCACTACTAAGATGTACCACTATGTGTTCTTCATTCCTTTGTATTTAGCTTTTAAGTTGTCTTGGGGGATTTTCTAGGTTAAAAgcctctgtttcaaaaacaacctTGACGTTTAATTTGCTAAAGTTAGTACCATAAAAAAAGACAAGAATATGTGGGAAAAAAGAATGTTATATATGTTTCTTGGCAGCTTTGGAGTATTTGGGTGAAGGGAAGCCAGCCTGCTCTCATTAGCAcagcttgtggtggtttgaataggtatgccCCACATATACTCACGTGCATAAATGCTtgacccacagggagtggcactatttgaaggagTGTCATTGCTGGAGTAGGTTTGTTACTTTGGAGTAGAGCTTTGCCATTCCCTGTGATTAAGCTCCATCCAGTATAGAGCACATTGTTCTCCTGTCAACGTGTCAATCACGTTGCTCTTTCTCTGGCATCATATCTGCCTGGACACTACCATGATTCCAGCCATGAAGATATAGattgaaactctgaaactgtaaactggccccaattaaatgttatcttttataaaagttgccttggacatagtgtctcttcacagcaatggaaaccctaagaaaCCTGCCAATCTTCCATCTGTCTTAAActcttatccttttttttttgtattctagaAAAATACCTTTGAGACATACTGTAATAGTTTATACAGGAACCCCCACTACACTAAGGTTTTACCTGATAACCAAAACCCAGTGACCTCACTTGCTCAAGATAACCAGATACACAGCTGTGTAATCAGAAAAATCCAAGATGCCTACATGACAGTACATAAGCAGAGACTAAGAACAAATTATCACCTTTATTATCTTCAGTATTGCCAGAGACATCTGATAAATGCTACTTTGTTCTACGCTGAGGCTAGAAAGTCTCTTCTGTGATTCAACTGGAGACTACCATGACAGACTGAACCTGACCTACAGTTAGGATATGTTCTATGGATGAGCAGCCTTGGGGGTGATAGCTTAGGACCATAACTAGGACATGGAGTGTGAACTTTCTGTGATATCTCtggatattaaaatataattttgttatgCCAACTATGCATACCTGCCTTCTTGCTCCTGAGCACTGTTAATCTTTCAACCCCTACCTGTGTTCTCACTTGTAGTTTTCagcatgaattttttttccttatttgtcTATAGAGAATTGCCTCCTCAATCCCCTGCAAGACTGTAACATCCAATTGCCTCCATAACCTAGTTCTGGGTTTACAAACAGTGTGTTGTCGTGACTGTACTTTAACTGAGTCAGCTCTTCAGGTTCTCTCTTATCACTATTATCTACTTGAGTCTCTAGAGTCTTTGGAGGCATGTTCATGACCACATTTATAGagtaaaacaataaacaaaccaaattagaaacaaaaactgTGTAAGGCAGGTAAGTTTGGACCTAGAAGAAACATCTTAAAGAATAGCCATTGCTAGCTCTAGCTTGCATAGAGGTCACTTCATTGCCCTTTGTTGGAAAGCTTCCAAAGGTGCATCTGTCTTCCCATAGAAAAGGGATGTCAAAGTGTGGGAGGAATGGAATCAACCTTTCCCTAGGTGATGCTAAATAAAGTGTGAACAATGTGCCAGAGTCTTGAATGAAGCCTATCATACGAAATGAGGTGTTGaaattttgtgtctgtgttcaaAAGTTTCTTATTTTGTTGAATTTCAGCTATCGCGTTCTTGGATTAATGTTTTTCCACATCTATCAATTTAAACTtgtacacatatttttaaagtggtatcgtatttttgtgtttcttatatACACCAGTGAGTCTGCATTTCTTGATGGCTTCAAGATCTTCCTAAAGAAGCAGCACTATTATTTGGATGGGTACTATCCTACGGGAAATGGCTGTTCTTTCAAagaacttttttatttgtttattcataaaGTTTACTTGTATGAACAAAAGAATTTTTTGTCAGAAGTTAAATTAattaggaactgtattaaatgttttctctatcTCAACATCATCTCTCATTTCGTATGATAGGCTTCATTCAAGACTCTGGCACATTGTTCACACTTTATTTAGCATCTCAGGTAGCTTTGGATCTTTATTTACTACATTATTCATTAGCTacaatttgttttgttcttgaggGAACTTCTTTAGATCTTCCTAGAAGTTATTGTAAAAGAATAATAGGACAGGGGTGAGTGGTATACACAATTTCATCAACTTTATTGTCTAGTTCTGGCTTTGCTTCTCAGTCCAAAGGAGCTTTATGGAACCCCAAGGGCATCTTGCCTCCCTTTGAAAATCTCAGGGCCCAAAACTAAGCAGCTTGAAATCCTGCTGGACCAACCATTCTAGTTGGATCCACCTGCTACCCCAAGCTGGGTCTGTCAGGGGCACAGATTGTAGAGTAGGCTCTGCCTGAGACACAGCCAAACCCTGACATCTGTTGTCTGGCCCATGGCTCCCACTACTTTCTCAAGAAGTCCTGATGCCATCAGGATCATCCAGCCAACACTAGGGAAAACCAAATGCCTAGCAGACAGTATAAGAACACAAACATCAAGACTCATTGTAAGATAGGACTTCCAAAGCCAATAcagttcttcacagatcttgaaaaaacaattctaaacataatacagaaaaacaaacaaacaaaagaaaccaggATAGTTAAAAAGATTTTGAACGATAAAAATACTTCTGGAGGTATAactatttctgagttcaagttgTACTATAGAGCAAGAGTTATAAAAACTTCATAGTATTGgtaaaaagagagacagagggataaataaaattgaatgaaagccccagaaataaacccacacacctatggacacttggttttgacaaagaagccaaaatatatttggatatatttggatatatttggatatatttccatatattgaaaaAGGgagaatatcttcaacaaatagtgctggtctaactgaatgtcacatgtagaagaataccaACTGATCTATAATTATCACCCTCCACAAAACTCAcatccaaatgaatcaaagacatcaacataaaagtAGAAACACTTAATCTAATAGAAGTAAAATTAGGGAGTAGCTTTAAACTCCTGAGACAGGAAACAACTTTCTGAGTAGAACATTGATGGCTGAAGCACTAagttcaaaaattaataaatgtgacttcatgaaactgaaaactgtCTCTATGTCAAAGGATACCATCATTAGGACAAAGGAAACCATCATgaggacaaaacaacagcctacttattataaaatgatttttactaACCATACATCTGACAAAAGGCTGATatctaaaatatagaaagaactcaaataTTTAGACACCACCAAtccaaataatctaattaaaaatgaggtacagagctaaagagaaaattcttaacagaggaatctcaaatgtccaagaagcacataaaaaatgttcaatgtccttagtcactatggaaatgcaaatcaaaatgacatttCACCTTACACccaacagaatggctaagattaaaaactcaaaggACAGTGTCAGGGGCatccttgcttatacactgaagtcTTAACATtagcaataggcctaagtcagcttgctaatacaaagtcttgggtctctgtggaaaaacactaaaacagatagctataagatattgtaaacaggcagctttggtggaaatttaccagcctggataagaacaagtagtcataggtcttgtggatagtcatagaccttgggtaggcttagtggatagtaccaacttagataaggacaagtgaatcatagacggagtcatagtgacctgtcccctgaaccttcatctagccaatactctgttctggaagatatctgtactccccctgaacacctacgctcctgcatcatccccttccccacaccgTGCCTCTATATGCATATAACCCCtgtttgaataaagtaaaatcattggtttgatcagactatagacaagccgcTGTTCTTTGCGTTTGCTTGTGTTCCCCATGCTCTCTTTCAGGTGgactccccagacccctgttcaATGCCCTGCTTGCTGGGGCAGGATAGCATATTCTATAAAGATTATCAAGCAAGGAGATCACTCCTCCATGGCTGATGGGAGTACAGACTTCTATAACCCCTCTGCAAATCAATTTGTAGGTTTCTCAGaagattgggaatagttctacctcaagatccagctacgccactcctgtgcatataccccaAAATGTGctccacaaggacatttgctcaactatgttcatagagcTTTGTCAGTAATAGCTAGATACTGAAAGCAACCTGGTGTCCTTCATctaaaaaaatggatacagaaaaagtggtatatctacacaatgggatactactcagccattaaaaacaaagacatcataaattttgtgggcaaatgaatagaactagaaaatatctcctgagtgagataacccagacccaaaaggacaaagCCTTGTACCCAAagtgtgtcctgcctacaagatatgcagggacaaagataaagCAGAGCCTGAGAGAATTGCTAACTAATAACTACCCCAAATTTAGAGATATCCCATGTGAAAGAACCAaatcctgacattattaatgatagtTTATTATGCTTTCAGATGGGCACCTAgaataattgtcctctgagaggctctagccagcagccaatggaaataaatagactcacacccaaacattagatggagcttggggagtcttacagaagagttgggagaaagactgaaggacctgaataggacagagactccacaggaagaccaagaatgtaaactaacctggactctgGATGACTCCTTGAGattgaatcaccaaccaaagaatgaagTCAGCCTAGACCTAggacccctgcacatatgtagcagatgagcagcttagtcttcatgcagGTTCCCCAAACAAACTGTAGCAGGGGCTATCCTGAGCCTgttgccagcctgcctgcctgtggacaCCATACACCTAAATGTacagccttgtctggtctcagtgaaagaagatgtgCCAACTCTCTCAACAagttaatatgtgtatgtgtgtatgtgtgtatgtgtgtgtgtgggggggtgacaTTTAGAGGGGAGATTTccattctcaaaagaaaatgggaagaagaAATGATGGGAAGACTTGAATGAGGGCATacatggaggaaaggaaggaatgatATTGtgatataaagcaaataaataaattaatttaatttaaaaatactagaaGGCCCAAGTGATATTACATTCTCTTTATCAAGTAGAATCTTTCAGCTTCTACttgaaacataaacaaaattacTGATGGCTTAAGATTCATATATCTTATTGGATTTCTATTGAGATTTGAGTTGTCTCTAGTTGTTCAGTAAAGAAAAGGCAGATAGTGAACTCTGCAGGTCAGAACCTCAAATCAGTATCCTCACATAAATGCCAAACTCTGCCAAAGTAATGCAAATCTTACAAAATGGAAGTACATGAACTTCAAGTACACTCTCTTCCATTCCATTCCTAAATCCAAGAGAGTTGTTGACATTTCTGCCTTCAGAAGCTTCATCCTGTCCCTTTAGCCTCCAATAGAAGATTGCAACTGTGCGAATGTGACATGAGGAAAACTGATTGTGAATTTTGATActaaagtgttttaaaattatcagttttgtcttcttttagCACTCAATACAGTTTCTCTGAGTCGTCAAAAATTAACTTCTAACTAATATTCAAAATCATCAAGTGTTccaggggaaaaaataaatattaagaattcATAATTCATTTCCCTTTTGAAATTTAACATCATGTCTAAATATTTCATATTACtctaatacatttaaaatactgATATTGGCCTTCCTTCAAAGGCCAAAGACCACTCAATAAAATATGCAACAGAAGGCATAGAAAGATCTCTTTTGAGTTGTTAATCATAGTTGTCCGGAGAGTTCCACAAAAATACAGACTATTGATCTTGTTCTTGGTTGCAGCCATGAATCTTGAAGGTAAACATATAACTACCACCTTATGTAAACAAGCGTAATTCCTAGTTGCGGTTTCAGCATTTGTTTTTACAGCCCAAGGTAAACATATTTTTCACACTTTatcaagaaaaattttctttGGAACACATGAAAACCTTTGTAGAAAACCATAGCTATTCAAAATGTAGAGCTTTGGATCCCTGTCCTAACAGATACATCTTCAGTACAAATCCCACACCTAAGATTCAAGGGTCTTTGTGAAAGAGTAGGCAGAACAATTATAAGAGCAAGAAAAACGGGGAGTTAGCTGTGAGATTTTGTCAAAAGTTACACcaataaagtctcaccaacatgactgcctaaattTGAACTGagtaagaacaacaataaatATGCTAATGTGGATGGGGGGATGGGAAACTACAGGCAACTATGGAATTCTGAATGGGAGAAAAAGTTTTCCTCAGGGAACAACATACCAATTTATTATCTACTGCcaattgatatatatatttgaatttttaatttgaaaaaatactTATTGAAActctataattatataatttcttcctttccacttttcatttCAAACATTACCATATAACCCTCcttattctctttcaaattcttggtctatttttttcattatttgtacacattcacacacacagagagagagagagagagagagagagagagaaagagaaagagagagagagcaacccCAAAAGCATACAAATTAAGAGAGATACTGTGCTCTTAATTAATTACAAATAACTAATTGCAGAGGATAATTTTATAGAAAGTCagggaacaaaacaaagaaattgtGGTTACGTCAGTGTTCAAAACTGAAGTCATCTCTGTGATCTTAGTCTCGGTATTCTAGCATTATTGCTAAGCTACCTAAGTAAATGTTCAAAATTGGTGAGCTTCTCATCATGGAATGTAACTCCTCTGACAATTATTCTGGGATCTCTGAAGctgaaaataatgtttttctgCAATGAATTTATACAAAAAGGAGTTGAATGGTTAAAGACACTTATCACTGTCCACGTAAAATCTGTTATTCAGGAAAGTCCAACATATCAGGAAAAATACATCTcccatatttctattcattttcatatACGTAGCCCTATTTCCTCATAGGAAAAGGATTGCTATAGAAGAAATGgtgtatataaaattattttaaaagctggtAGACAGTAACTTGAAAAACACCTATACTAttcatacattatttttttctggaaatgtaaagaacaaaattatagaaataaatcttCAGATTACTTAAAATCATGAAGAACAAGGAGATCTTTACTAGTGATTAATATTTAATTGGTACTTTTTATGGAAGTTGCTGATGAAGCTGATAGTGATGGCTTTCTTGACTGAGGTAGACGCTGGAACGGCTCTGTACTAGATTTTCGGCTTGGAACTTCCTTTGAAACTTCTTTTATATCTACAGGTGTAGGCTGAACTTGGGgcttttgtttactttcttttctaaCACAAAGTAGCCAACAAAGACAACTTAAAAGGTAAATCAAAATAATGAGCAGTAATAGAAGCAGATAGAaaaactgtttctctttctttggtcTAGGAGGTGGGCCACTGTCTACACTACCTCCATGTCCTCTTATCATACAATTAGGAGGATCCCAGCGGACGTTGCAGTGGCAATGATGTTTATTGTTGCAGATGCCCCTGTAATTACAGAACATAGGTGAACAGTTGCTGTCTAATGCAGATATATGTACACAACGCCTATGGATACAGATATTATTTTGCTCACACTCTGTGCCATCTTTCACATCACCTATATCAATTAGGTTTGTCCCAGGGTGGTAATCAGTGCCCCAGCATGATACATTTTTGACAACAGCAAAGTGAACAGTTCTGTGATTTTTCATATGGGGAATTTCTATTACATTGTCACATTGAATTCTCCCACAAAGTGCATCCTTGCTTTCACATCTTATGTACGTAGGTCCCTGGAGACCACAATGGCCAAAACGATCACCTTTAGTGTTTATTTCTCTGTAGCAATGTCCATTTGCAGACTTTGCATTCTGGCCAAAAATCTGCTTACAATGTTCATTGCGGTCATTACATCGCTTTTCATAGCAATAGGCTGAAACCCCACAGGGAATTCCATCTTCCACATAAATATCATCTGGACATTTATGGAATGTTCCATTGCACCACTCTGGAAGATCACACAGATTATCACTTTTTCTACACAGAGTCCCTGATGGTAAAAACTGACAGTTTTTGCAACAAAGTCCAAAGGCACAGGAAGACCCAGTAGTCAGAGTGCAGTTTGACATGCAGCACATGTCACTTGCACAATTCTTTAAAGATCCACAGTCACATTGCTCTTTGTCTTCAACAATACCATTTCCACAGTGGGTCATGTCAAAGATATCCTTTGTGTACATGTTTTCCATCAAACAGCTTGCATACTGTATAGTGTAAGACCAAAAGTAATTATAACTACAATTGCTGAATTTGGGTATCGGTGGGCTGTTCATGTGCATTATACATTTACTGTAACTACATTTACATGTATCTTCATCATGGCTCATGCCCAAATTATGACCTAAGTGATGAGCCACTCCAAGGGCACGAAGGTTCAAAGTTCTGTTTATGAAAGTAACGACTGCACAACTACGCTTTAGATCACAAATCCCACTGGTGGAACTGATGCCACTTAATCCTCTCAAGTGCCTGTGTATGAAAAGATGTGAGGTGTCATGTTGTAATCGATGTAGAAAGTTTGAGGCTTTCCACCGGCAATATAGTCTTAAAGATTTTCTTACATCATCTACTAAAATGAggtttttcttattccaaatctCCAAACCAACCAATAATGTTTTAATACCAATTACTTCATAAATGGTATCCACTATACTTATCACCGAATATAGATCTGACAGCATTATTGTGTAATTATGTCCATAGTGGTCATACAGACTCTTATCCACCACCACTACTAATTCAACAATTCTAGTATGGGTCCACCAGCCTTCAAAACTACTTTGTTTGAGAGTTAAATTACCACTTTCTTGTAACTCTACTTGGCATGTTATGTTATCTTGCATAAGGCTGGCACTCCTTGATTCTGTTTTATTACCATCCATTTTGTAGACCAGATGTTCGAATTTGGTAGAAAACTTCTTGGGCATAATTTCATAAACAATATTATTTATCTCTAATAGTCCTTGAAAGCCTCCAAAACAGGTACTGAGGGAAACTAATGATTCTGAGTCACCCTCCACATAACCATGGTAGTAGCAGTCATCCTGTACAAAAGGGAAATCTTCAAGCAGAGAGTCTTGCTCAGAGTAGGTGAATACTGGGAGATGCCTGGTTAGAAAAAGattcttgatcttcatgtggatgATGTGTCTCTGGCCTCCAAGCTTAAAGCTATAGGATATCCAGTTTGGAGAGTTCACTCCTCTGGCTTTCTCAGTTACCTTCAAGGGAATCACAACTTCTGTGGAACTGTAGTAGTGCAGATGGCCAGCCTGGGTTAGTTCAGGAAAAGACAGGAAAATCCAAAACAGTTGTGTCAGAAACAAGATTCTCATGGGCAATAATGCTTCAATCATACTCATCATGTATGTGCTCCTATAAAAATGTTGATTCAGAGAAGAATTAGGAACTGGTACTCATAGCTACTCAGAGTTCTTCTAGGCTGGCCACTGTATAGTATGAATAATTAAGCATCTGTCCTCTGGAACGGTCAAGTCTGTATccctgtaataaaataaaacc encodes:
- the LOC117722028 gene encoding disintegrin and metalloproteinase domain-containing protein 29-like codes for the protein MMSMIEALLPMRILFLTQLFWIFLSFPELTQAGHLHYYSSTEVVIPLKVTEKARGVNSPNWISYSFKLGGQRHIIHMKIKNLFLTRHLPVFTYSEQDSLLEDFPFVQDDCYYHGYVEGDSESLVSLSTCFGGFQGLLEINNIVYEIMPKKFSTKFEHLVYKMDGNKTESRSASLMQDNITCQVELQESGNLTLKQSSFEGWWTHTRIVELVVVVDKSLYDHYGHNYTIMLSDLYSVISIVDTIYEVIGIKTLLVGLEIWNKKNLILVDDVRKSLRLYCRWKASNFLHRLQHDTSHLFIHRHLRGLSGISSTSGICDLKRSCAVVTFINRTLNLRALGVAHHLGHNLGMSHDEDTCKCSYSKCIMHMNSPPIPKFSNCSYNYFWSYTIQYASCLMENMYTKDIFDMTHCGNGIVEDKEQCDCGSLKNCASDMCCMSNCTLTTGSSCAFGLCCKNCQFLPSGTLCRKSDNLCDLPEWCNGTFHKCPDDIYVEDGIPCGVSAYCYEKRCNDRNEHCKQIFGQNAKSANGHCYREINTKGDRFGHCGLQGPTYIRCESKDALCGRIQCDNVIEIPHMKNHRTVHFAVVKNVSCWGTDYHPGTNLIDIGDVKDGTECEQNNICIHRRCVHISALDSNCSPMFCNYRGICNNKHHCHCNVRWDPPNCMIRGHGGSVDSGPPPRPKKEKQFFYLLLLLLIILIYLLSCLCWLLCVRKESKQKPQVQPTPVDIKEVSKEVPSRKSSTEPFQRLPQSRKPSLSASSATSIKSTN